The following nucleotide sequence is from Bacteroidota bacterium.
ACAGGAATCGAGTCTGCTGGTTGCAACCGAACAAATGTTTCGCACCACATTCAATATCGATTGCAGACCAAACAACGAGGTGATCGATATCTCATCTAAAGAAAAAACTGTTACGCTCAAAAACCATGTTACCGGGGAAACAACTACTGAAAAGTACGACAAACTAGTACTTTCTCCCGGAGCAGCTCCTATACGCCCACCACTTCCAGGCATCGATCTGCCGGGCATATTCTCGGTAAGAACAGTTGGCGACGCAAAAAATATACGGCTCTGGCTCGACAGAGACAGTGTAAAAAACAGCATGAACGAATACAGTGGCCCGAATAATCTTTCCAAATCGAAAAAAGCAATAGTAATCGGGGGTGGATTTATCGGGCTTGAAATGGTTGAAAACCTTATAGAAAGAGGTCTTGAAGTAACACTTATCGAAAAACTTGACCAAGTAATGCCACCCCTTGACCCCGAAATGGCGCTTATCGTTAAACGCTATATGGAAAAACATGGTGTAAAGGTAGAAGTGGGAGATGGAGTTGCCGGATTTCGCAAATCTACTGATGGAATGCTCGATGTTCTTACTGAAAAAGGAAAAGCACACGAAGCCGATATTGTAATAATGGCAATTGGCGTTAAACCCGAAACACAACTGGCAAAAATGGCAGGTATTGAATTGGGTGAACGGGGTGGAATAAAAGTGAACGAACAAATGATTACTTCAAATCCGGATATATTCGCAGTGGGCGATGCCGTTGAAGTGAAAGATTTTATTACCGGTCAGTGGTCATTGATTCCTCTTGCAGGCCCGGCAAACCGACAAGGCCGTATTGCTGCCGATGTAATTGCAGGCCGTAAATCAACATTCCGTGGTACTCAGGGCACTTCTATCTGTAAACTTTTCGATGCAGCCATTGCTCAGACAGGTGTAAGTGAAAAAACGCTTAAACGGATTGGCGACAAAGATTATGAGAAAATCTATATTTACCCAAATTCGCATGCAGGCTATTATCCGGGTGCCAAAATGCTGGTAATTAAATTCCTGTTCCGCAAATCGAACGGAAAGGTATTAGGCGCACAAGTACTCGGCGAAGATGGAGTTCCAAAACGCATCGACTCCTTTGCAATGGCAATTCAAATGGGCTGTACCATTTACGACTTGGAAGAATCTGAACTTTCCTATGCTCCACCATTTGGCAGTGCAAAAGATCCGGTAAATTTTGCCGGAATGGTTGCAGCAGATGTACTTAGAGGCGACATGCCGCTTGTTCATTGGGACTCGATAGGCGACAAGTACCTGATCGACGTGAGAAACCCACAGGAACTAGAGGTAGAAACGGTACCCGGTGCTGTTAATATTCCCTTACCCCAATTGCGCTCCCGATTAAGCGAAATTCCACGCGATCGTGAAATCGCCGTATTTTGCAGGTCGGCTCAACGATCGTATTATGCCACAAGAATTCTATTACAAAACGGATTTAAAGTTTTTAATATTTCGGGAAGCATGATTGCCCGCTCTCATCGTGCAGTATAAAAAATAAATAATTATGAACGAAATAATTCAATTCTGTCAGTCTGTTTTCCAACCACTGGTATTTGTATTTACCATTTCGAACCTCTTAGTTATGGGGCTTCAGGTGAAAATGGGCAGTATTTATAAGATAGTTGCTAATCCTAAGTTTCCGGGTATGATGCTGGTATTAGGCTGGATAGTGGGCCCTGCAGTTGCCTTTCTTATTACCCTGATAATTCCCCTGGATAATGCTTATGTTATTGTATTGTACATTGGCAGTCTGGCTCCTTGCGCACCTTTTCTCCCTCCGCTTCTCCCAAAAGCGCATGGAGACGTTGCCTATGCAGGAGCCTTCATTCCGGCAGCCGCAATCGGCACAGCATTGCTATTGCCGTTACTTGCACCCCTGCTTGTCAGTGGAGTGGAATTAAGTATACTGTCACTCATGAAACCACTCTTTATTACAGTCCTTCTACCATTACTGATTGGAGCTATTCTCAAGACCTATGCCGAAAAAATAGCCGATAAAATCTTCCTTCCCATAAAGAAGCTGGCTGGATTGAGTACCTTGTTAACAATCATATTTTGCATACTACTCTATTACAAACAGATGTGGGCAACCGCCGGCAGCATGGCAATGCTTTCCCTGACCATTTTTACCTTTGCTATGGGACTAATCGCTTTTTATACCGGGTTTGGACTAAAACGGAGCGAGAAAGTTGTTATGTCGCTTGGAATGGGTACGCGGAATATAGCTGCAGTATTGATAGGAGTCCTTACTATTGCAGATGTAAAACCAAATATGGTGGCGATGGTAATAATATGGACTTTATGGACTATTATTCTTGCATATATTGTTGCACCCATAATGGGTAAGAAGGATACCAAAACAGTACCTGCAAAATAGAAAAAACATAATAAATACGATAAGTAACTTATAAATCATACAAGCTGAATATCAAGAAAAAATTAGATATGATGAAATCTCTAACCGGAATATTAAAATCGTTCTTGCCCATAATGGATTGGGGAGCAAAATACAACGGCAAAACATTCACAAACGACCTCATTGTTGCACTGATTGTAACCATGATGCTCATTCCGCAATCACTGGCTTATGCTTTGCTTGCCGGGCTTCCGCCTGAAATTGGGCTGTATGCTTCTATGGCGCCCCTGGTGTTGTATGCTATTTTTGGCACATCGCGTGCGCTGGCGGTAGGGCCTGTGGCTGTAGCGAGTTTAATGACCGCAGCAGCAGCCGGACAGCTTGCCTCTCAGGGTTCACCGGAATATATCGGGGCAGCTGTTGCTCTGGCTATGGTTTCGGGATTGCTCCTAATTGCTATGGGTTTTCTGAAACTTGGTTTCCTGTCAAATTTCCTAAGTCATCCGGTAATTGCCGGTTTTATTACTGCCTCCGGCATTCAGATAGCTGCGAGTCAGTTAGGGCCGGTATTAGGAATTCATCTCGAAGGAGAAACTTTTCTTGATATTGCCGTTTCCTTTTGGCACACCATCAGTAATATCCATCTCATAACTGCAGCAGTTGGTATTGGTTCGCTTGTGTTTCTATTCTGGGTAAGGAGTGGGCTCAAACCATTGCTGATTCGTTTTGGGATGAAAGCAAAAACTTCCGACATTTTAGTAAAAGTCGGTCCTGTTGTGGCTATTATTATAACAATAATTATTGTTGCTGGATTGGGTCTGGCAGATAAAGGGGTTAAAATAGTCGGAAAAGTTCCCGGTGGGTTACCAAAAATTACCATGCCACCCCTCGATTTTGGCCTCTGGGTAAAAATACTTGTACCTGCACTCTTGATTTCAATTGTTGGTTATGTCGAGTCGATATCGGTAGCCCTCACGCTTGCTGCAAAAAAACGCCAGCGTGTCGATCCCGATCAGGAATTGATTGCCCTTGGCGCTTCCAATATTGGTTCGGCAATTTCAGGAGGGTTTCCGGTAACAGGAGGTTTTGCACGCTCGGTGGTAAACTTCGATGCCGGAGCTGAAACGCCTGCTGCAGGGGCATTTACTGCAGTTGGAATTGCACTTACCACATTGTTTCTCACTCCGCTTTTGTTCTTTCTGCCCAATGCGACACTTGCTGCCACCATCATCGTTGCAGTGCTTTCGCTTGTGAACTTTAAAGCGCTGAAACATGCCTGGGTATTTTCTAAATCCGATTTTGCTGCTATGGCCGTAACTATTCTTATAACATTGATAGCTGGTATTGAACCCGGCTTAATTGCCGGTGTCGCCCTATCAATTGTACTCTATCTATATAGTTCATCAAGGCCCCATATTGCAATTGTAGGCCAGATACCGGGCACAACACATTTTCGTAATGTAAAACGGCATACTGTGGAAACCGATCCTGAAATTCTGTCGATACGGATAGATGAAAGTCTGTTTTTCCCCAATGCACGTTATATCGAGGATTTTATCAACAACGAGGTAGCAGCTAATCCGCAGGTAAAACACGTAATTCTTGAATGCCCTGCTGTAAATACAATCGATATTTCTGCACTCGAGAGCCTTGAAGCTATTAATGTACGATTGAAAGATGGCGGTATTACCTTTCATCTGTCAGAAGTGAAAGGGCCAATAATGGATCGCTTAAATCGTTCGCATTTTCCGCAAGTGCTTACCGGAAAAATATATCTTACTCATATGGATGCTGTGTCAGAAATAAAAACTGAATTAAAAACAATAAATAAATTCTAACCTAGCATGATACTGCTAACAACCAAGATATTACTGATTTTATCATCTGGCAATTCCGTTAGCGCTTTTTCAGATAGATAATAAAAGTTAATGAATATGCATTATTATACCAGAAAGATAGATAATGCTTGTATTAATATTAATGTTCAAGCATTTGTTCCTTTTTGCTAACAGGTTCTTTTTACTTCCTTAGTGGAAACAGCGCGGGGGTCTGCCCCTTTAGGGGAAAGAGGGGTGAGCGTGGGCATGATATTAAATAAGCTTGTAACTGGCATAATAGAGGCTAATCAATAAAAGTTTGTTTGAAAAATAATAAAATGTGAAATGAAGAAATCAATTAAATATCCTACCAAAAGATGAAAGCGATTACTGTAGAACCAAAAAAAACCGGATCAGCAAGATATATGGATTTTCCTGAACCGGATCTTAACGAAGGTTCAATTCTGGTGGAAGCTATTGCCGTAGGTGTATGCGGAACTGATGTAGAGATAGTGGAAGGAAAATATGGATGGGCGCCCACAGGAAATAATCAGTTGATATTAGGTCACGAATCACTAGGACGTGTAATTGATCCGGGCACTGCCGCCGGCTTTAAAAAGGGTGATTTAGTAGTAGGTATAGTCCGGCGTCCTGATCCGATTCCGTGTCCGAACTGCGCGGTGGGCGAATGGGATATGTGCCGGAATGGCCTTTACACAGAACGAGGAATAAAAGAAATACATGGCTTTATGTCCGAACGGTGGAGGATAGAACCAGAATATGCAATAAAAGTCGATCCTTCTTTAGGTATTCTCGGTGTTTTGCTTGAACCAACAACAGTTGTAACCAAAGCATTGGAACAAATCGGAATGATTAGCCGTCGTTCATTTTGGGAGCCCACTAAGGTGCTTGTTACCGGAGCAGGTCCAATAGGACTTCTCGCAGCACTTAGCCTAAAAATATGGGGCGTGGAAGAAATACATGTGCTTGACCAATACAAGTCCGGTTTGAAACCAGACCTGGTAAGAGAACTTGGGGCCATTTATCATTCAGGTAACGTTTCTGATATAGGTTTTGAACCAGATGCCATTGTGGAATGTACCGGCGTTGGTCAGGTAATTGAAGGTTGTATTCAGCAACTTGGTGCAAATGGTATCTTATGTCTTACAGGAGTAGGTCATGGTGGACATATGACCAAAGCAGGAACTGCGGATATGGCGGCAAGTGCTGTACTAAGAAACACCGTAATAGTGGGCAGTGTCAATGCCAACAAACGACAATGGTACAGAGCAGGCCAAACACTTGCAAAAGCCGACAAACAATGGCTGGCAAAACTTATTACCCGCAGAGAAAAACCTGAAAATTTTATGCTTGCCCTTAACCGGAAGCCAGATGATATAAAAGTTGTTATTCAGTTTTCAGAAGTTTAATTTTATATTCGATAAAAACTGCAAGATCATGGAAGATCGTAACAATGCAAGATATCTTAAATACCGGTCGAAATTTTTTATATCTGAGTTTTTTGGCACTGCTTTGCTACTGCTGGGTGGGTTGTCAATTGTAATATTTATGTTTGGAACCGGCAGCCCAATGGCTCAGCTGATTCCGGATATTAAGATACGCCAGATGATGACGGGCTTTCTCTTTGGATCGATAGGTGCATCCATTGCCCTTTCACCCATCGGTAAATTAAGCGGAGCACACATCAATCCTGCTGTAACTATGGTGTTTTGGTTGTTTCGGAAAATTGAAGGACGCCTAACAATTACCTACATTTTCGCACAGCTAACCGGTGCGATAGTGGGTTGCTTGCCCTTATTAATCTGGGGACAAATGGGCAAGAGTATCGAATTTGGAGTTACAGTGCCAGGCACAGGTTATTCGGATCAATCGGCTTTATTGGGAGAAATTATTACTACTTTTACAATGGTCACTCTTCTTGTTGTTTTCATTGGCTTCAGGCAAATACGACGGTTTACTCCTTATATGTTCCCAGTACTTTATGGTATCATGGTTCCGCTCGAGGCTGATATTTCCGGCATTAGCACCAATCCTGCGCGCAGTCTTGGCCCCGCTGTTGTTTCCGGCCAGTGGGATGGATTCTGGATTTATATAATTGGTCCGATTGCTGGTGCATTCCTGGCAAGTCTTGCCTGCAGTTTGCTTGCCAAACGTATTACCATTGCCAAACTGTACCATTTCGATAGCGAAAGCGAGGGAGATGCTTTATTGCGAAGCGCAAAGCCCAAATCTTAGAAATCATCCTAAACAGAATCTTACTAAACAATAAAAAAATCGATATGAAAACTATCTCAAAAATCGGACTCTCTGTATTTTTAATTGTTTCATTGTCGCTGAATGCACAGGTTTACACCAACAAAGAAGTTGGAAAAAAGAACCAAGAGCTTATCGATAGCCTTGAAAAAGCAAATTACCCCTATACATTGCCAATCTGGGGAGCAAAAGCTACAGCAAAAGGTTATAGCCTGCCATATTCAGCAGGTATTAGTGTAAACTATCTTCAGCAGGAATCTGCCCTCATAATCGACAACCTTTTTGTGGGCTTCAATAATGGCCCGCAATATGACCTGAATGAGGTTATCCGTTTCGAGGATGCCACAGCAAGAGCCGGAGCTCTCACAGTCAGACCCGATATATGGGTGCTGCCATTTTTAAACGTGTATGGCCTTTTTGGCAAAGCAAAAACTTCGACGGAAATAAGCGCCGGGCTGTACATCCCCGACACAAATAATGTTTGGAACGAAATTACCTCTTTCTCTACAACTGCTAACTTCGATGCTACAGTTGCTGGTTTTGGCTTTACTCCTACATTAGGCGTTGGTGGTGGTTGGATAGCTCTTGATATGAATGTTGCCTGGTCGGATGTTAGCGCCCTTGATAAGCCTGTTTTTACGTTTGTTTTTGGACCACGATTGGGTAAATCCTTCAAATTTAAAAAGCCTGAACGCAATATCGCATTTTGGGCAGGTGGCTTTAGGGTTAAATTTTCTTCAGAAACTAACGGCTCGATAAAATTAAATGAAGTAGTGCCTATTGAAGATTTACAGCCAAAAGTAGATGAAGGATTGGCAAAAGTCGATGCAGCCTATGAAAATGTCGAAACCTGGTGGGCCGGATTATCGGAAAGGGAACAAAACAATCCTGTAAACGAGGCTAAGTATGAAACAGCCAACCGGGCCATTGATAAAGCAGGAAATATTCTAACTAGTCTTGATGGTGCCCTGAATGACGAAAATACAGCTTCTGTTCAGTACTCATTGGACAAAACGCTCAAAGACAAATGGAACTTTATTGTGGGCACCCAATTTCAATACAACAAACACTGGATGCTAAGAGCTGAAATTGGATTTTTAGGCAGCCGCACTCAAGCTATGGGCGGATTGCAGTATAGGTTTGGATTATAAATGAATGATAAGTATATTGTTTTCCTGAATTGTCCCTGGCTTTAGCCAGGGTTAAAAAAAATACCATTTCGGCTTTAGCCAAAAGAAGCAGAATTCTAAAGCAGATGCCTTACATTAAACTCTATATCCATTTTGTTTGGAGCACAAAAAACAGATATCCATTTCTAAACACCCCTGATTTAAGAAGAAAAGTATGGAATCATATCCAGGAAAATGCCAGTGAAAAGGGCGTTTTTATTGATTTCATTGGAGGATACAGCGATCATTGTCATTGTCTGGTTTCACTTGGAACCGACCAAACCATTCAAAATGTGATGCAATTAATTAAAGGGGAATCTTCTTTTTGGATTAACAAACAGCAACTTTGTGAAGTTCAGTTTGCATGGCAAAACGACTATTTTGCGGTCTCTGTATCAGAGTCCTTGCTAGAAAAAACAAGGGAGTATATTAAGAACCAGGAAGTACACCATAAGAACAAATCATTCGATGAAGAATACAAAGATTTTGTTTTGAAGCATGGCTTTGTGTATTTGGAAGAAAATTAGGCTGAAGCCAATTTGCTTTTTTTACCCCTGGCTAAAGCCAGGGGCAATTCAGGCTAAAGCCAGGGGCTAATCAGGATAAAGCCAAGGGTAATTCAGAATAATGCCAGGGGCAATTCAGAATAATGCCAGGGGCAATTCAGAATAATGCCAGGGGCAATTCAGAATAATGCCAGGGGCAATTCAGAATAATGCAAGACGCAATTCAGGATAATGCAAGAGGCAATTCAGGATAATGCAAGAGGCAATTCAGGATAATGTCAGGGGCTATTCAGGATAATGTCAGGGGCTATTCAGGATAATACCAGGGGCTATTCAGGCTAAAGCCAGGAGCAATTTGGGTTGAAAGTAGTTTTTTTAATTTTGAATTACCCATGGCTTAAGCCATGGGCAAAAAAGTAAGCAAAACTTATTCTATGAAAACATTTTATAAAAAGCCTCAAATTCTTGTCTTTCTTATTGCAATTATTCTTTCAGCAAATTGTTTTGCCCAACAAACTGACAGTATCCCATCCAAAAAAGCCATGCGGGCCGAAAAAAAGCAGGAGAAAATTGATGCCGGAAAATTAATGATCACACCCCTTGCCGGCCCGGCATACACTCCTGAGCTGGGCTTTACTATTGCCGGTGGCATCATGACTTCGTTCAAAACCAATAAAAGCGATAGTTTAATCCAGCGTTCATCAGCACCGAT
It contains:
- a CDS encoding FAD-dependent oxidoreductase, which encodes MKVVIVGGVAGGASCAARLRRLDEKAEILMVERGPFVSYANCGLPYHVGGSIEQESSLLVATEQMFRTTFNIDCRPNNEVIDISSKEKTVTLKNHVTGETTTEKYDKLVLSPGAAPIRPPLPGIDLPGIFSVRTVGDAKNIRLWLDRDSVKNSMNEYSGPNNLSKSKKAIVIGGGFIGLEMVENLIERGLEVTLIEKLDQVMPPLDPEMALIVKRYMEKHGVKVEVGDGVAGFRKSTDGMLDVLTEKGKAHEADIVIMAIGVKPETQLAKMAGIELGERGGIKVNEQMITSNPDIFAVGDAVEVKDFITGQWSLIPLAGPANRQGRIAADVIAGRKSTFRGTQGTSICKLFDAAIAQTGVSEKTLKRIGDKDYEKIYIYPNSHAGYYPGAKMLVIKFLFRKSNGKVLGAQVLGEDGVPKRIDSFAMAIQMGCTIYDLEESELSYAPPFGSAKDPVNFAGMVAADVLRGDMPLVHWDSIGDKYLIDVRNPQELEVETVPGAVNIPLPQLRSRLSEIPRDREIAVFCRSAQRSYYATRILLQNGFKVFNISGSMIARSHRAV
- the sulP gene encoding sulfate permease, which encodes MKSLTGILKSFLPIMDWGAKYNGKTFTNDLIVALIVTMMLIPQSLAYALLAGLPPEIGLYASMAPLVLYAIFGTSRALAVGPVAVASLMTAAAAGQLASQGSPEYIGAAVALAMVSGLLLIAMGFLKLGFLSNFLSHPVIAGFITASGIQIAASQLGPVLGIHLEGETFLDIAVSFWHTISNIHLITAAVGIGSLVFLFWVRSGLKPLLIRFGMKAKTSDILVKVGPVVAIIITIIIVAGLGLADKGVKIVGKVPGGLPKITMPPLDFGLWVKILVPALLISIVGYVESISVALTLAAKKRQRVDPDQELIALGASNIGSAISGGFPVTGGFARSVVNFDAGAETPAAGAFTAVGIALTTLFLTPLLFFLPNATLAATIIVAVLSLVNFKALKHAWVFSKSDFAAMAVTILITLIAGIEPGLIAGVALSIVLYLYSSSRPHIAIVGQIPGTTHFRNVKRHTVETDPEILSIRIDESLFFPNARYIEDFINNEVAANPQVKHVILECPAVNTIDISALESLEAINVRLKDGGITFHLSEVKGPIMDRLNRSHFPQVLTGKIYLTHMDAVSEIKTELKTINKF
- a CDS encoding glucose 1-dehydrogenase, translated to MKAITVEPKKTGSARYMDFPEPDLNEGSILVEAIAVGVCGTDVEIVEGKYGWAPTGNNQLILGHESLGRVIDPGTAAGFKKGDLVVGIVRRPDPIPCPNCAVGEWDMCRNGLYTERGIKEIHGFMSERWRIEPEYAIKVDPSLGILGVLLEPTTVVTKALEQIGMISRRSFWEPTKVLVTGAGPIGLLAALSLKIWGVEEIHVLDQYKSGLKPDLVRELGAIYHSGNVSDIGFEPDAIVECTGVGQVIEGCIQQLGANGILCLTGVGHGGHMTKAGTADMAASAVLRNTVIVGSVNANKRQWYRAGQTLAKADKQWLAKLITRREKPENFMLALNRKPDDIKVVIQFSEV
- a CDS encoding aquaporin, with protein sequence MEDRNNARYLKYRSKFFISEFFGTALLLLGGLSIVIFMFGTGSPMAQLIPDIKIRQMMTGFLFGSIGASIALSPIGKLSGAHINPAVTMVFWLFRKIEGRLTITYIFAQLTGAIVGCLPLLIWGQMGKSIEFGVTVPGTGYSDQSALLGEIITTFTMVTLLVVFIGFRQIRRFTPYMFPVLYGIMVPLEADISGISTNPARSLGPAVVSGQWDGFWIYIIGPIAGAFLASLACSLLAKRITIAKLYHFDSESEGDALLRSAKPKS
- the tnpA gene encoding IS200/IS605 family transposase; this encodes MPYIKLYIHFVWSTKNRYPFLNTPDLRRKVWNHIQENASEKGVFIDFIGGYSDHCHCLVSLGTDQTIQNVMQLIKGESSFWINKQQLCEVQFAWQNDYFAVSVSESLLEKTREYIKNQEVHHKNKSFDEEYKDFVLKHGFVYLEEN